In the Nicotiana tabacum cultivar K326 chromosome 16, ASM71507v2, whole genome shotgun sequence genome, one interval contains:
- the LOC142170308 gene encoding uncharacterized protein LOC142170308 — protein sequence MSTGEDDNQSTPTMTESLNQSGVDTSSPLYMHPSDNPGAALVPAPFDGFCYQSWRRDVIRALSVKNKLGFINGECKRPDPDSSKFCLWEMCDVWSHRGSFSLTKEIADSVEYVANTFELWRELEDRYDQTNGIKLYQIQKEINDLSQGSLDITSYYTKMKKLWEELNTLIVKSHCNCNCSCGAKESMHKAE from the coding sequence ATGAGTACTGGTGAGGATGATAATCAATCAACACCGACTATGACTGAGTCTCTTAACCAGTCAGGTGTTGATACTAGTAGTCCTTTGTATATGCATCCATCCGATAATCCTGGGGCAGCTCTAGTTCCTGCTCCATTTGATGGTTTTTGTTATCAATCATGGAGAAGAGATGTGATTCGAGCATTATCTGTGAAGAATAAATTGGGATTTATCAACGGAGAATGCAAAAGACCAGATCCAGATTCATCAAAATTCTGCCTATGGGAAATGTGTGATGTATGGTCACATCGTGGATCCTTCTCCTTGACCAAGGAAATTGCAGACAGTGTTGAATATGTAGCTAATACATTCGAATTGTGGAGAGAACTTGAGGATCGGTATGACCAAACAAATGGGATAAAGCTGTACCAAATTCAGAAAGAGATCAATGATCTATCTCAAGGATCCCTTGATATCACTAGTTATTACACAAAAATGAAAAAGTTATGGGAGGAACTTAATACCTTGATTGTCAAATCTCATTGCAATTGCAATTGCTCATGTGGAGCTAAGGAAAGTATGCATAAGGCTGAATAA
- the LOC142170309 gene encoding uncharacterized protein LOC142170309 — translation MSIPHASNIYMEGLALIQGLKIAIQQNIRRLVVETDCNVLVNMLTNDNGPYQNLITDCTWMLTKAGEPHVTHVFREANGVADIMAKHGSNSNFFGNPMMYFSPPPFVVSTLKWTS, via the coding sequence ATGTCCATTCCTCACGCTTCCAATATCTACATGGAAGGCCTCGCCCTTATACAGGGTCTAAAAATAGCTATACAACAAAACATTAGGCGACTAGTGGTTGAAACAGATTGCAATGTCCTAGTTAACATGCTTACTAACGATAATGGTCCATATCAAAATTTGATTACTGATTGCACATGGATGCTTACTAAAGCAGGAGAGCCACATGTCACCCACGTCTTCAGAGAAGCGAATGGAGTGGCTGATATTATGGCAAAACATGGAAGCAACTCGAACTTTTTTGGAAATCCTATGATGTACTTCTCCCCACCCCCTTTTGTTGTTTCTACTTTGAAATGGACAAGCTAG